The nucleotide sequence GTCTGGGCTGGTAGGTTTTTGGAGCGCGCGGCACCTGATCTACACCATCGTGTGCCCTTTGCGGGTGATGGCCCACACGATTGAACAAATCCAACAAGAGGGGGATTTTACAAGGCGTGTGCCCCTCTCGATCTATGAGGACGAAGTGACCACCGTTGGGCGTGCCTTGAATCGCTTGCTGGGCAGAACTCGTCGCCTCATACAAAAGAACAAAGTGGCCTGCGTTCAGTTGCAGCGATTCAATTCTGACCTGGAGCGGCAGGTTCAGCAGCGCACCGCTGAATTGAACCAGGCACTGGCAGCCGAAAGCATTTTGCGTCGTGTTACGGATCGCCTTCGTTCCAGCCTGGATCGAGATGAAATCTTACAAACAGTTGTGAAAGCGCTGACTCAAAAACTTTCCCTGGGGGCTTGTTCCATTGGCTTTTGCAATCCTGAACGTTCGCAGTTCACCATCGATTACGACTGTTCGGTGTCTTTCCCATCAATGCAGGGAGAGGTTTTCGATTTAACCCACTTTACAGATAACTTTTTTGCGACCTTCCATGAACGTCCCTGGGTTTATCGTTGTTTGAATCATTCGCGACGGGGACGTGTGGTGGTTCTCAGTTGCCCAATTCCAGATACGCAAGAGCAGCTAGGTATTTTGTCGCTGTTGCGGCATCCCCATGAAACGTTTAGCGATCTGGAAATTCGGTTAGCCTGCCAGGTGGCCAATCAATGCGCGATCGCCCTGCGTCAGGCCCGCCTTTATCAAAAAGCCCAGGCTCAAGTCACAGAATTACAACGGTTGAATCAACTTAAAGATGACTTTCTCAGCACCGTTTCCCATGAACTTCGCACTCCTCTATCCAGCATCAGAATGGCCACCGAAATGCTGGAAATTGGCTTAATCCGCGCTGGATATTCCCTGGACGATCACACCCCTTTAGCCCGCTACTTTCATATTCTCAAAACAGAAGAACAACGCGAACTAGACTTAGTCAATGATCTACTGGATTTAGCTCGCTTAGATGCTAAGGCAGACCCCTTAAACCTGACTACCCTCTCCTTAGATGTCTGGATTGCCCACCTGGTGGAACCGTTTGAAACCCGTACTCATAGGCAACAACAACACTTCTGGCTCGACCTGGATGTCAATCTCCCGCCCCTCACCACGGATTTTGCCTATCTCACCCGCATCCTTTCTGAGCTGCTCAATAATGCCTGCAAATATACTCCTCCTGGAGAAGAAATTGGTGTGACGGTCAGGTGGTTCAACGGGGCTTGCCCAGCTAAAGTAGACCCATTAGAGTCGATTCATCCGCAAGTTGCCACCGTTCTCCAGGGTGAAGAGGGTGAATCGGAGCACTCAACTGTCAATCGTTTGCAGCCAGGGGCGGCTGCTTATTTTCAGATTCGGGTGAGTAATTCTGGGGTGTGGATTTCGCCAGAAGAACAGGATCGCATTTTTGACCGGTTTTATCGCATTCCCAGTAAGGATCCCTGGAAACATGGGGGGACGGGGTTGGGGCTGGCTCTGGTGAAAGGATTGGTGACTCGACTCGGTGGCACGATTCAAGTGTTGAGTCTGGCAGCAGAGCATGGGGGCGATCGCGCCAAAACAATCTTTACTATCCAACTCCCTGGTGGTTGGTCAAATTAGATTTGACGGGTAACTGAATACCAAAAAGCTGATTAGGATTAAATTTTGAGAGTCTGCGCCCCATCAAAATTTCCCTCCTGGAACACCAGTGATTTGTCAACTTTGTAGAGGTAGTTCCCCCGCTCGCTTTTCGTAACGGGGCGCAATCCGTCAAATGATTGAACAAGGGGGTCGGAAACAGGAACCTCTCTAAGCTGGAAAACCGACCCCTCTTCGTGTGAACTGAGTTCTACAATCTTTCCATAGGCTGATTCTGAACATCAGAGTTGAATTGTCAAATCTATTCCTGACAGGAGATGTGACGGCAGGCGACCCACATCAAGTTTGTAATGCTGATTTGAACCTGCACCCATAGACGGTGGTGCTGAATAGCAGTATGAATTGGAACAGAGTTTCAATTCATACAACGCTCAATTCATAACCGAAATCAGCAATGACCCCATAGACAGTTTTTTGAGACTTTGGAAGAAGGGAGGATACTGTCAATGGCAAAAGTTGTTGGAATTGACCTGGGAACAACAAATTCCTGCGTGGCTGTGATGGAGGGTGGGCAACCCGTTGTGATTGCCAATGCCGAAGGTAACCGAACCACGCCATCAGTCGTTGCCTTTACCAAGACCGGCGATAAACTGGTGGGGCAAATTGCCAAACGGCAGGCGGTCATGAACCCGGAAAATACCTTCTACTCGGTCAAGCGGTTCATTGGACGCAAATATGACGAAGTAACGGGTGAATCCAAGCAGGTGTCCTATAAGGTACTGCGCGACGGCAAGGGTAACGTCAAACTGGATTGTCCGATGCAGAAAAAGCAGTTTGCGCCAGAAGAAATATCTGCCGAGGTACTGCGCAAACTAGTGGATGATGCTAGTAAATATCTGGGTGAACCTGTGAAGCAAGCGGTAATTACCGTTCCTGCCTACTTTAATGACTCGCAACGGCAAGCTACAAAAGACGCAGGTAAAATTGCGGGAATTGAAGTACTGCGCATCATCAACGAGCCAACAGCAGCGGCTCTAGCCTATGGTTTAGACAAGAAAAACAACGAAACTATCCTAGTATTTGACCTGGGTGGTGGAACGTTTGATGTCTCCATCCTGGAAGTGGGAGATGGCGTGTTCGAGGTCAAAGCCACCAGTGGTGACACCCACCTGGGAGGGGATGACTTTGACAAAAAAATTGTGGATTGGCTAGCCACCGAGTTTCAGCGCAATGAAGGCATCGATCTCCGCAAAGACAAGCAAGCCCTGCAACGGCTGACGGAAGCAGCAGAAAAAGCCAAGATTGAGCTGTCAGGTGCAACTCAAACGCAAATCAACTTACCCTTTATTACGGCCACTCAAGACGGACCGAAGCACCTGGATGTGACCCTGACCAGAGGGCAGTTTGAGCAGTTGTGCAGTGATTTACTTGACCGCTGCCGCAAACCTGTGGACCAGGCGTTACGTGATGCCAAACTAACCGCGTCTGACATTGATGAAGTCGTGCTGGTTGGTGGTTCGACTCGCATTCCTGCCGTTCAACAACTGGTGCGGCAAATCACGGGTAAAGATCCCTGTCAGGGCGTGAACCCGGATGAAGTAGTGGCCGTAGGGGCCGCCATCCAAGCAGGCGTACTGGCGGGCGATGTTAAAGACGTGTTGCTGTTGGATGTGACACCGCTATCGCTGGGTGTGGAAACCCTGGGTGGCGTGATGACCAAGATCATCCCCCGCAACACCACGATTCCAGTGAAAAAATCGGAAGTCTTTTCCACCGCTGCCGATGGACAAACCAACGTGGAAATCCATGTGCTGCAAGGCGAACGGGAGATGGCCGCCGACAACAAGAGCCTGGGAACCTTCCGGCTTGATGGCATTCCCCCCGCACCGCGCGGCATTCCCCAAATTGAAGTCACCTTTGACATTGATGCGAACGGCATTCTCTCTGTCTCTGCCAAAGACAAGGCGACTGGCAAGCAGCAATCAATTACCATTACGGGTGCATCGACCCTCGATAAATCAGAAGTCGAGCGCATGGTGAAAGAAGCCGAACGCAACGCCGAAGCCGATCGCCGCCGCCGCGAACAAATTGACACCAAAAACACCGCTGATTCTGTTGCCTATCAAGCCGAAAAACAACTCAAAGACCTGGGCGACAAAGTGCCTGCTACAGACAAAACTCGGCTGGAAGGAATGATCAAAGACCTGCGAGAAGCCATTAACCAGGAAAACTACGATCGCATGAAATCTCTGACCAGCGATATTCAGCAGACACTTATGCAAATCGGCAGTGCCGTCTATGCCCAGGCAGGTAGCAGCACCCCAAACGGTGGCAGTTCCCCAAGCGGCAAAGGCAGCGGCGGTGAAGATGTCATCGATGCCGACTTTGTAGACCATCAATAACCCCTCCACCACAGAGACACCAGCAATGATACTCTGCATCCTCCGTGCCTCTGTGGTTCATTCCCTCAACCTTCAATCCAACCAGGAGTGATATTTATGACATCCGCATTTGCCAACCCTCCCGAAAAATGTGTTTCCGCTACCTTCAAAGAAGAGAAAAAATTACAGGATGCCGTCCAGCGGCTGCTTGATCGTGGTGTTCCCAAAGAGCGGATCTCCATCATGGGGCGCAACTTTCAGTCAGAAGCCCGCATCACCGGTTTTTTGACCAAAAAGGACATGATCCTGGATGGTCTCGCCAGTGGCGCTCTCTACGGCTCTCTCTTTGGTTCCGTACTCAGCTTATTGACGGGAGTTGGCGTCCTGTTCATTCCCTTTCTAGGGGCCGTTGTTGCTGCTGGTCCCCTCGGTGCAGCCCTATTAGGAGCCACCAGTGGTGCATTATATGGCGCACTCGGTGCTGGTTTAGGATCGGTGCTGATGTCCTTAGGAATGCCCCAGGATAAAGCGGCGATTTATCAGACACGGGTACAGGCGGGTGAATTCTTACTGATTGTTGAAGTTCCAGCAGACAAGTCTGGTGAAACTTTCCTGCTGTTGCAAAGTGCGGGGGGTGAAGAAGCCGCCATTACCGATATGCAAATTCCACGCCAGCCAGAAGGCGAGCTAACCACCCGTGAGCAATTGTCGCCCGAAATCAAGGCCGACCTCTCGGAAGAAGCACAGCAAACCTTTGTGGAAACCTACAACCAAACCCTGGGTGAATCTCAGGAAAAAACGAATGCTTTAGTGAAGGCCTGGGAGCGGATTAAACACCTGTTCGATCGCGACGATAAAGGCATCTTTTCTAAGCGTAAGTCAGACTAGTGCAAGAAGTCAGAAGTTCAGAGGTATGAAATCAGAAGTATGAAGTCAAACCCCTTGTGAATTTTGCTTTTAAGCTTCAATGAACTGGCGAGTTATTCCCGCCAAGATGTACTGAATGTCCCGCCGTTGTTTACCCTGATTGACGAGATCGCCGGATAAGCCAGTTCTCTGATATATCATCTTGCTAGCTGGGTGGAGGTGCCGATGGCCGCAACCGACTTCAAGGATTACTACGAAATTTTGGGAGTCAGTAAAACTGCAACACCAGAAGAAATCAAAAGAGCTTACCGCAAACTGGCACGCAAGTATCACCCAGATCTGAATCCAGATGATGAGCAGGCGGAAGCTCGCTTCAAAGAAATCAACGAAGCCCACGAAGTCCTGTCTGACCCGGAAAAGCGCCAGAAATACGATCAGTTCGGGCAATATTGGAAGCAAGCCGCTGCGGGTGCACCCCCGACCAGTGGGGCTGGCTTCGAGGGCATGGACTTTGGGCAGTATGGGAGCTTTGACGAGTTCATTAACGAATTGCTGGGCCGCTTTGGACGCGGGGGTAGCACTGGACGACGGGTGTATACCTACCGCACGACAACAGGTCCAGAGGGATTTCGGGAGTATGTGGAGTTTGGCGACGACCCCTTCAGTCGCTTTGTGGAAATGCCCGCCCAGGATACGGAAGCGGCGATCGCCCTCACCTTTTCCGAAGCCTTCCACGGTACCCAAAAACGGTTGCAGATCGGTGATGAAACAGTGACAGTGCGGATTCCGCCTGGAGCCAAGTCGGGTAGCCGCATCCGGGTGAAAGGCAAAGGGCAGATCAGTCCCTTCAGTCAGCAACGGGGAGATTTATATCTCACCATTGAGCTACTTCCTCATCCTTTCTACCGATTTGAGGGCAATCATTTAATCTGTGAAATACCCATCAGCCCAGAAGAAGCTGTGCTCGGTGCTCAAATAGAAGTTCCAACCCCCGATGGCAAAGTCACCATGACGGTTCCACCCGGTGTGGATTCTGGTCAAACCCTGAGATTGCGGGGCAAGGGCTGGCGCGATCCCAAGGGCAACCGTACCGACTTGCTGGTACGCCTTAAGATTGTCACTCCCAAAGATCCCAGTGCTCAAGAGAAGGAATGCTATGAAAAATTGCGCCAGGTCAGCAGTTTTAATCCTCGCAAAGCCGTAGCGGAGGTGCGCCTATGACCCCTAGTTTAGGATTGTCTCGCATTGTCTGGTCGGATGGGGGCGATCGCCTCTACAGCTTTGAGCAAGCCGCCTACTTCACCCAAACCTCGGTACCCCTAATTGAGCGGTTTGTGACCTTAGGTCTGGTTGAACCAACGGGCACCATGCTGCGTCGCCAGGACCTCGTTCGTGTGGTGCAAATTCAGCGCCTGCGTCGCGATCTTGGACTGAATCTGATCGGTGCTGCCATGGTACTGGATATGGCCACCGAGATTGCGCAACTCAAAGCGCAACTGCACGCCTATCGCACCCGAATCCAGCGATAGAACCTATCCCGTTGCTAAAGTCTCAAATCGTACAAATCGTAGTATTTAGAGGCACAATCCTATGATTACGGAAATTGGCAAAACGTTAGTGGCGATCGGGGCAGGCATTTTGTTGTTGGGTGGACTACTCTGGCTTAGTGGTGGGACTTTCAGGCATTTCCCAATCGGTCGCCTGCCAGGAGATTTGCTGATCCAAAAAGAACACTTCACCTTCTATTTCCCACTAGCGACTTCGATCTTGCTAAGTATTGGGTTGAGTTTACTCCTGTGGATATGGCAATCTTTCCTGCGGTAAAACCTTTTTGGGCTGGCAGCTATAGCGATCCTATCTGGATTGTGAGAAAGAATTCCCCAGGAATTCTTTCTCACAACGCCTCTCACTCTCACAACTGATTTAGGACTGCTATAGTGAGGCAGAACAGGGACTCAAGCAGGATTTTGAGGAAATCACAAGCTTGTGGCTATCGTAAGCGTATGAATGCAAAAGACAACAGGGAAAGACTCACACCTTTGGAGAATTGCCATGACACGAAGTCGTCCTCTGTATCAGATAGATGCTGGGCATCCTGGTTCCATCGGGAAACCGTTGTCCGCAACCTGGAGATTTTCCAAAACTTTATCGTGGTGTCTCTATGCATCGGCATATTTTGCGTAATGCTGATCCGCTTGGGTGAAATGTTTCTTTCTTTGGTCGAGACGATTAATTTCCAGGCAATTACGTCCGATATATTATTTATTTTGATTCTGGTCGAGATCTTTCGTCTGCTGATTATCTATCTACAAGAGCAGAGAATTTCTATTGGTGCTGCCGTTGAAGTGTCTTTAGTTTCTGCATTGCGAGAAGTGATTTTGCAGGGAGTTTTGGATATTCCCATTAATCAGTTACTGGGAGTTTGTGTTTTCCTGATCGTATTAGGTGGATTATTGGCCTTGCGAGTCTGGATGTTTCAACGTTTTGATGTCATTAAGCAGTCGAGAAGTGAGGAATCCTCTGATTACCAGAACTCCAAGCTGCGCCGTTTTACCGTTGTCGATCAGTATCCTTTTTAAGGTTTTCAATGTCAACTCAAACTGCAAAATAAAGACTTGTCAGTCAGCACATTCAATTGATTTCTGGAGGTGTTAGCGATGTTCAATATCATTCGTCGTAGTCAAATGATTGGCTTAATGGCTATGGACAGCAGCACTGCAACTCGCATTGGTGGAGTTGAAGAGGTTTGGGTTGATGATCGAGGACGAGTGGTTTACTTTGCGAGCAGTGCCGGCTATACTCCCCTGGAGCAGGTTTCGATCGTTGGTCCAGATGCCGTCCTCACCTACTCTAATTTGGTGATGGAGCCACCAACATCACTACGCCGTTTGCATCGTATGGCAGTACGAACTCCGTCGGTTTCTGATGCACTGGGTTGGGTCGAAGATTTCCTATTTGATTGGGAAACGGGAGATATTGCCGCCTATGTTTTGGGCGGGGATATTGCTGCACCCTTTGGTGGACGCGCCGTTTTGTTTCCAGAGGATATAGAGGTGATTGATGCAGAAGTTGTAGTCATCAAAGAGGATGCTAAAAATCACCTCAAGAGTGAATCTGAAGGGCTAAAAGGCTTTTTGAGTGAAAAATCGCAGCAGGTCAGAAATCTAGCGAAGCAAATGGGCGATCGCCTCAAATCCCTGGTTTCTTCTCAAGATCAGCCAGATGTCGTGCGGGTGAAAATTAGAGAAGTGCGGGATGAGTTGGCAGCCTCAGGACAGCACGATAAGAATGCGCTGCAAGAAGCTGCCGATTTTCTACAAGATAAATGGGATGACCTGCAACAGAGTCTAAATCGTACCGGGCAGCGAATGAAACAAGCCATTGATTCTGCCTGGAAACGATTGACTCAAAAATTTTAAGGGTTTTATCCCAATTCGAAATGAACTTGAATAAACTGGACGTTGCCGGGTGGTGCTGAATAGCCGTATGAATTGGAACGAAATTTCAATTTATACTACCCTCAATTCATGCCCGAAATCAGCAACGCCAGCAAAATGTAGGGCAGGTTGAAGTATGTAGATTGCTTCTAGCAGGGTAACCCAACCGCACCAATGCTGTGGTTGGGTTTCACCCTGTTCAACCCAATCCGCAATTCTATGCATCCTTAAAAAAATTGGTATCACGCTTTTCTACTCATTATCTCCCCATTAGAGGAAACTATGGAGTACGATTTTGACTTGGACAAAAGAATTGCAGGCTGCTTAATTTTCTTCCCTCAGGTCATCACCTGAGGTCTCTAACCTGAGTTGTCTAAATAGAGCGCCGACTGGTACAAAACCTTTTCCTGAT is from Leptothermofonsia sichuanensis E412 and encodes:
- a CDS encoding ATP-binding protein, with translation MNSAMMNALRSGFSSATIGQRLLLGMGVSLGMAIAGALVGVLTGFYLEHQAQALFVDTIEEVHLSQKLFLNLTVSQIHLDQIHLDHIKNFKNSLKKSPQQVRQEAIFCRQKLQELQTTWNILQTSYQSPLVQENEQEMRLYRALARGYHQHILTYVTKVNRLLDRLETETLTATQQAQIQQQIKHLLADAETQQALYEWVKQIGQFVRVVEETEQEPALAALQRATWVSIELALVAIIVSGLVGFWSARHLIYTIVCPLRVMAHTIEQIQQEGDFTRRVPLSIYEDEVTTVGRALNRLLGRTRRLIQKNKVACVQLQRFNSDLERQVQQRTAELNQALAAESILRRVTDRLRSSLDRDEILQTVVKALTQKLSLGACSIGFCNPERSQFTIDYDCSVSFPSMQGEVFDLTHFTDNFFATFHERPWVYRCLNHSRRGRVVVLSCPIPDTQEQLGILSLLRHPHETFSDLEIRLACQVANQCAIALRQARLYQKAQAQVTELQRLNQLKDDFLSTVSHELRTPLSSIRMATEMLEIGLIRAGYSLDDHTPLARYFHILKTEEQRELDLVNDLLDLARLDAKADPLNLTTLSLDVWIAHLVEPFETRTHRQQQHFWLDLDVNLPPLTTDFAYLTRILSELLNNACKYTPPGEEIGVTVRWFNGACPAKVDPLESIHPQVATVLQGEEGESEHSTVNRLQPGAAAYFQIRVSNSGVWISPEEQDRIFDRFYRIPSKDPWKHGGTGLGLALVKGLVTRLGGTIQVLSLAAEHGGDRAKTIFTIQLPGGWSN
- the dnaK gene encoding molecular chaperone DnaK; translation: MAKVVGIDLGTTNSCVAVMEGGQPVVIANAEGNRTTPSVVAFTKTGDKLVGQIAKRQAVMNPENTFYSVKRFIGRKYDEVTGESKQVSYKVLRDGKGNVKLDCPMQKKQFAPEEISAEVLRKLVDDASKYLGEPVKQAVITVPAYFNDSQRQATKDAGKIAGIEVLRIINEPTAAALAYGLDKKNNETILVFDLGGGTFDVSILEVGDGVFEVKATSGDTHLGGDDFDKKIVDWLATEFQRNEGIDLRKDKQALQRLTEAAEKAKIELSGATQTQINLPFITATQDGPKHLDVTLTRGQFEQLCSDLLDRCRKPVDQALRDAKLTASDIDEVVLVGGSTRIPAVQQLVRQITGKDPCQGVNPDEVVAVGAAIQAGVLAGDVKDVLLLDVTPLSLGVETLGGVMTKIIPRNTTIPVKKSEVFSTAADGQTNVEIHVLQGEREMAADNKSLGTFRLDGIPPAPRGIPQIEVTFDIDANGILSVSAKDKATGKQQSITITGASTLDKSEVERMVKEAERNAEADRRRREQIDTKNTADSVAYQAEKQLKDLGDKVPATDKTRLEGMIKDLREAINQENYDRMKSLTSDIQQTLMQIGSAVYAQAGSSTPNGGSSPSGKGSGGEDVIDADFVDHQ
- a CDS encoding ChaB family protein, coding for MTSAFANPPEKCVSATFKEEKKLQDAVQRLLDRGVPKERISIMGRNFQSEARITGFLTKKDMILDGLASGALYGSLFGSVLSLLTGVGVLFIPFLGAVVAAGPLGAALLGATSGALYGALGAGLGSVLMSLGMPQDKAAIYQTRVQAGEFLLIVEVPADKSGETFLLLQSAGGEEAAITDMQIPRQPEGELTTREQLSPEIKADLSEEAQQTFVETYNQTLGESQEKTNALVKAWERIKHLFDRDDKGIFSKRKSD
- a CDS encoding DnaJ C-terminal domain-containing protein — its product is MAATDFKDYYEILGVSKTATPEEIKRAYRKLARKYHPDLNPDDEQAEARFKEINEAHEVLSDPEKRQKYDQFGQYWKQAAAGAPPTSGAGFEGMDFGQYGSFDEFINELLGRFGRGGSTGRRVYTYRTTTGPEGFREYVEFGDDPFSRFVEMPAQDTEAAIALTFSEAFHGTQKRLQIGDETVTVRIPPGAKSGSRIRVKGKGQISPFSQQRGDLYLTIELLPHPFYRFEGNHLICEIPISPEEAVLGAQIEVPTPDGKVTMTVPPGVDSGQTLRLRGKGWRDPKGNRTDLLVRLKIVTPKDPSAQEKECYEKLRQVSSFNPRKAVAEVRL
- a CDS encoding chaperone modulator CbpM — translated: MTPSLGLSRIVWSDGGDRLYSFEQAAYFTQTSVPLIERFVTLGLVEPTGTMLRRQDLVRVVQIQRLRRDLGLNLIGAAMVLDMATEIAQLKAQLHAYRTRIQR
- a CDS encoding DUF2905 domain-containing protein, which codes for MITEIGKTLVAIGAGILLLGGLLWLSGGTFRHFPIGRLPGDLLIQKEHFTFYFPLATSILLSIGLSLLLWIWQSFLR
- a CDS encoding phosphate-starvation-inducible PsiE family protein, translated to MNAKDNRERLTPLENCHDTKSSSVSDRCWASWFHRETVVRNLEIFQNFIVVSLCIGIFCVMLIRLGEMFLSLVETINFQAITSDILFILILVEIFRLLIIYLQEQRISIGAAVEVSLVSALREVILQGVLDIPINQLLGVCVFLIVLGGLLALRVWMFQRFDVIKQSRSEESSDYQNSKLRRFTVVDQYPF
- a CDS encoding PRC-barrel domain-containing protein; translated protein: MFNIIRRSQMIGLMAMDSSTATRIGGVEEVWVDDRGRVVYFASSAGYTPLEQVSIVGPDAVLTYSNLVMEPPTSLRRLHRMAVRTPSVSDALGWVEDFLFDWETGDIAAYVLGGDIAAPFGGRAVLFPEDIEVIDAEVVVIKEDAKNHLKSESEGLKGFLSEKSQQVRNLAKQMGDRLKSLVSSQDQPDVVRVKIREVRDELAASGQHDKNALQEAADFLQDKWDDLQQSLNRTGQRMKQAIDSAWKRLTQKF